In one Geotoga petraea genomic region, the following are encoded:
- a CDS encoding MutS-related protein yields the protein MRELLKKTDAEYILNQMNFNSNMGKNILKKVKKGLSDKDIKFHLDLTSTFLNFFDKEEEIIETFKSAISHINDIENTLISLGHKKELDEIEMFEIKNFLYFSMKIQKNIPTNFKEIYFENPEDIFNILDPQKTKIHSFFIYDEYSEYLKSLRNIKKEYQKENKTENPEYVEIIKKEKEEEHKIKQKLTKELKNYKDILLDIFNKISLIDYLIAKLEIIKKYDLSKPIFSNCISIKGMFNPKVYDVHLKNNKRYQKIDFELDKKPVIITGSNMSGKTLSTKTVALISVLFKLGFYVPANKAELKYFDDIFYLSGELGSNEKGLSSYAGEIKFINEAFLEAKSGKNVLVILDEPARTTNPNEGTAIIEALIEELYSKNCFLLITTHYPHLKAKKAKKMRVKGLMKDRLEEINEKNINDYIDYSFIEDEKANVPEEAITIAEILGVDEGFIKTARKFLG from the coding sequence ATGAGAGAACTTCTAAAAAAAACAGATGCTGAATATATTTTGAACCAAATGAATTTTAACTCAAATATGGGTAAAAACATTTTGAAAAAAGTGAAAAAAGGGCTCAGTGATAAAGATATTAAGTTTCATTTAGATTTAACATCAACATTTTTAAATTTCTTTGATAAAGAAGAAGAAATAATTGAAACTTTTAAATCAGCTATTTCTCACATAAACGATATTGAAAACACGTTAATTAGCCTTGGTCACAAAAAAGAATTAGATGAAATTGAGATGTTTGAAATAAAGAATTTTCTTTATTTCTCTATGAAAATTCAAAAAAATATACCAACAAATTTCAAAGAGATATACTTTGAAAATCCAGAGGACATTTTTAATATTTTAGATCCACAAAAAACTAAAATACATAGTTTTTTTATATATGATGAGTATTCTGAGTATTTAAAATCTCTTAGGAATATAAAAAAAGAATACCAAAAAGAAAATAAAACAGAGAATCCTGAATATGTTGAAATAATTAAAAAAGAAAAAGAAGAAGAACACAAGATAAAACAAAAATTGACTAAAGAATTGAAAAATTATAAAGATATTTTGTTGGATATTTTTAATAAAATATCTTTAATTGACTATTTGATAGCAAAGTTAGAAATAATAAAAAAATATGATTTGAGTAAGCCTATTTTTTCTAATTGCATTTCTATTAAAGGGATGTTTAACCCAAAAGTCTATGATGTTCACTTGAAAAACAATAAAAGATATCAAAAGATAGATTTCGAACTTGATAAAAAACCTGTTATTATAACAGGCTCGAATATGTCTGGTAAAACTTTATCCACTAAAACAGTAGCTTTGATTTCTGTTTTGTTTAAACTGGGGTTTTATGTTCCAGCAAATAAAGCTGAATTGAAATATTTTGATGATATTTTTTATCTTTCTGGCGAACTTGGATCTAATGAAAAAGGGTTGTCTTCATATGCTGGTGAAATAAAGTTTATAAATGAAGCATTTTTAGAGGCAAAAAGCGGCAAAAATGTTTTGGTTATTTTAGATGAACCAGCAAGAACAACTAATCCCAATGAAGGCACTGCTATTATAGAAGCTCTTATAGAAGAATTATATTCTAAGAATTGTTTTTTACTAATAACTACACATTATCCTCATTTAAAAGCAAAAAAGGCAAAGAAAATGAGAGTGAAGGGTTTAATGAAAGATAGATTAGAAGAGATAAACGAAAAAAATATTAATGATTATATTGATTATTCTTTTATTGAAGACGAAAAAGCGAATGTTCCTGAAGAAGCGATAACGATTGCAGAGATACTTGGAGTTGATGAGGGGTTCATCAAAACAGCGAGAAAATTTCTCGGATAA
- a CDS encoding lysine 5,6-aminomutase subunit alpha — MSKLGIDWSLVEKARGYASNIANSVSEYVQNYSTVSVERTICRFLGIDGVNENDIPLPNVVVDHMKEKNILINGAAYIIGNAMIELNLTPQKIAEKVANGDLDLSKITPHKPEESLKKIEPIVISTIEKIKENKNYRDDFIKNIGEGSQPYLYVIVATGNVYEDVVQAQAAARQGADIIAVIRSTGQSLLDYVPYGPTTEGFGGTFATQENFRIMREALDEVGHELGRYIRLVNYASGLCMPEIAAMGAVERLDVMLNDALYGILFRDINMKRTIIDQHFSRVINGFAGIIINTGEDNYLTTADAFEQAHTVLASDFINEQMALTAGIPKSQMGLGHAFEMNPDMENGFLYELAQAQMVREIFPEATPKYMPPTKFMTGNIFKGNIQDALFNEVSIWTKQGIQLLGMITEAVHTPFMSDRYIAIENAKYIFNNMKNIGDEVEFKEGGIIQNRAKQVLNESLTLLEAIEKEGLFNSLEKGVFADVKRPINGGKGLDGVFEKGENYMNPFIEKMLGDDVK, encoded by the coding sequence TTGAGTAAATTAGGGATAGATTGGTCTCTTGTTGAAAAAGCAAGAGGTTATGCTTCTAATATAGCAAACAGCGTCAGTGAATATGTTCAAAATTATTCAACTGTTTCTGTTGAAAGAACTATTTGCAGATTTTTAGGAATAGACGGAGTTAATGAAAACGACATCCCTTTACCAAATGTGGTAGTAGATCATATGAAAGAAAAAAATATTTTGATAAATGGTGCAGCTTATATTATAGGAAATGCAATGATAGAATTAAATCTTACTCCTCAAAAGATTGCAGAGAAAGTTGCAAATGGTGATTTGGATTTGTCGAAAATAACGCCTCATAAACCTGAAGAATCTCTAAAAAAGATTGAGCCTATAGTAATTTCAACAATTGAAAAAATAAAGGAAAATAAAAATTATAGAGATGATTTTATTAAGAATATAGGCGAGGGGTCTCAACCTTATTTATATGTTATTGTTGCAACAGGGAACGTTTATGAAGATGTTGTCCAAGCTCAAGCAGCTGCAAGACAAGGTGCAGATATCATAGCTGTTATAAGGTCTACTGGGCAAAGTCTTTTAGATTATGTTCCTTATGGTCCAACTACAGAAGGCTTCGGTGGGACTTTTGCAACTCAAGAAAACTTTCGAATTATGAGAGAAGCACTGGATGAAGTGGGCCATGAACTCGGAAGGTACATAAGACTTGTAAATTATGCATCGGGTTTGTGTATGCCAGAAATTGCTGCTATGGGGGCTGTTGAAAGACTGGATGTTATGCTTAACGACGCTTTATACGGAATATTGTTTAGAGATATTAATATGAAAAGAACAATAATAGACCAACACTTTTCAAGGGTTATAAATGGTTTTGCAGGAATAATTATAAATACAGGAGAAGATAATTATTTAACAACTGCAGACGCTTTTGAACAAGCTCATACAGTTTTAGCCTCAGATTTTATAAATGAGCAAATGGCTTTAACAGCAGGTATTCCAAAGTCTCAAATGGGATTAGGCCATGCTTTTGAAATGAACCCAGATATGGAAAATGGATTTTTATATGAATTAGCTCAAGCGCAAATGGTTAGAGAAATATTCCCTGAAGCAACTCCAAAATATATGCCCCCTACAAAGTTCATGACAGGTAATATTTTTAAAGGCAATATTCAAGATGCTTTGTTTAACGAAGTGTCTATTTGGACAAAACAAGGGATACAACTTTTAGGTATGATTACAGAAGCTGTCCACACTCCTTTTATGTCAGATAGGTATATAGCAATTGAAAATGCCAAATATATTTTCAACAACATGAAAAATATTGGCGATGAAGTTGAATTTAAAGAAGGTGGAATTATTCAAAATAGAGCGAAACAAGTTTTAAACGAATCACTCACACTTCTTGAAGCCATAGAAAAAGAAGGGCTATTTAATTCTCTTGAAAAAGGTGTTTTTGCAGATGTAAAAAGACCTATTAACGGTGGTAAAGGATTAGACGGGGTTTTTGAAAAGGGAGAAAATTATATGAATCCTTTCATTGAAAAGATGTTGGGAGATGATGTAAAATGA
- a CDS encoding OAM dimerization domain-containing protein, giving the protein MSGGLYNINKKDYDKTLDLTKVKPYGDTMNDGKVQVSFTLPVPCGDEAVEAAKITIKKMGLQNPQIVYYKELTKGFTFFIGYGEFTDTVNFEEIDVPKVKVDKMTMEETDEYIKENIGRKIVVIGASTGTDAHTVGIDAIMNMKGFAGHYGLERYEMIEAYNLGSQVENEDFVAKAVELNADVLLVSQTVTQKNIHIKNLTELVELLEAEGLRDKVILIAGGPRISHELVKEIGYDAGFGPNTFADDVASYIAKEMYNRM; this is encoded by the coding sequence ATGAGTGGAGGATTATACAATATAAATAAAAAAGATTATGACAAGACTTTGGATTTAACAAAAGTTAAACCATACGGAGATACAATGAACGATGGAAAAGTTCAGGTTTCTTTCACATTACCAGTCCCATGTGGGGATGAGGCGGTAGAAGCTGCAAAAATAACCATAAAAAAAATGGGGTTACAGAATCCACAAATAGTATATTATAAAGAATTAACAAAAGGATTTACTTTTTTTATTGGATACGGTGAATTCACAGATACGGTTAATTTTGAAGAAATAGATGTTCCAAAAGTAAAAGTAGATAAAATGACAATGGAAGAAACAGATGAATATATCAAAGAAAATATAGGAAGAAAAATAGTGGTAATAGGGGCCAGTACTGGAACAGATGCCCACACAGTTGGAATAGATGCTATAATGAACATGAAAGGTTTTGCCGGACATTATGGCCTTGAAAGATACGAAATGATAGAAGCATATAACTTGGGAAGCCAAGTAGAAAACGAAGATTTTGTTGCTAAAGCCGTTGAACTAAATGCAGATGTATTATTGGTTTCTCAAACTGTTACCCAAAAAAATATTCATATAAAAAATCTAACAGAATTGGTTGAGCTGTTAGAGGCCGAAGGGTTGAGAGATAAAGTTATTTTGATTGCAGGTGGTCCAAGAATTTCTCACGAGCTTGTTAAAGAAATTGGATATGATGCAGGGTTTGGCCCAAATACTTTTGCAGATGATGTTGCAAGTTATATAGCAAAAGAAATGTACAACAGAATGTAA
- the argS gene encoding arginine--tRNA ligase: MKPITDIIYNELKPVISELFGNDLLDKLVIQETNNSKFGDYQTNFAMITSKDLRQAPKKTAEKIVENFKDSKVIDKIEIAGPGFINLFLKDEFIITSLINFDKKDFEFNLDTRGQVIIDYSSPNIAKPMHIGHLRSTVIGDSIKRILKFVGYETIADNHLGDWGTQFGALIVGYRNFLNEENYKNNPIEELERIYVEYTKAAEENEELKEQARTELAKLQQGEKENTKLWKEFIEVSLQEYEKIYKRMGIEFDTYNGESFYHDIMHEIIEILKEKNLAEEDEGALVVKFDEEANLHNAIVQKSNGSYLYTTSDLACIKYRREHYDVNKLVYVTDHRQQTHFKQVFKIAEMLGWKEEKVHVYFGLMRFADGVFSTRKGNVIKLKDLLDKAKEKAREVLEERNSTGDLDTKAEIIGIGAVKYADLSQNRTSDIIFDWDKVLSFNSNSSPYLQYTFARISSLMKKANVKDFENTLVIENEYEEKVVKNILKFPNAVLRAAEAYKPNLLTDYLYELAQSFNSFYNNVNVIKSEETQLKSRINIAAKTAFVIGKGLDLLGIKTLDEM, from the coding sequence ATGAAACCAATAACAGATATCATTTATAATGAACTAAAACCTGTCATTTCTGAATTATTTGGGAATGACCTTTTAGACAAATTAGTCATTCAAGAAACAAATAATTCTAAATTTGGAGATTATCAAACAAACTTTGCGATGATTACATCTAAAGATTTGAGACAAGCTCCAAAAAAAACCGCTGAAAAAATTGTAGAGAATTTTAAAGATTCAAAAGTAATAGATAAAATAGAAATAGCTGGACCTGGATTTATAAATTTATTTTTGAAAGATGAATTTATAATAACTTCACTAATAAATTTTGATAAAAAAGATTTTGAATTCAATTTAGATACCAGAGGACAGGTAATAATTGATTATTCATCTCCTAACATAGCAAAGCCTATGCACATAGGCCATTTGAGATCAACCGTTATTGGGGATTCAATAAAGAGAATTTTGAAATTTGTTGGTTATGAAACAATAGCAGACAATCACCTTGGAGACTGGGGAACACAGTTTGGAGCTTTGATTGTAGGCTATAGAAATTTTTTAAACGAAGAAAACTACAAAAATAACCCAATTGAAGAATTGGAAAGAATTTACGTTGAATACACAAAAGCTGCTGAAGAAAATGAAGAATTAAAAGAACAAGCCAGAACTGAATTAGCCAAGCTTCAACAAGGCGAAAAAGAAAATACTAAACTTTGGAAAGAATTTATAGAAGTTTCTCTACAGGAATATGAAAAAATATATAAAAGAATGGGGATTGAATTTGATACTTACAATGGAGAATCTTTTTATCATGACATAATGCATGAAATAATAGAAATTTTAAAAGAAAAAAACTTAGCAGAAGAAGATGAAGGTGCTTTGGTAGTAAAATTTGACGAAGAAGCTAATCTTCACAATGCAATAGTACAAAAAAGCAATGGAAGTTATCTTTATACAACTTCAGATTTAGCTTGCATAAAATACAGAAGAGAACATTACGATGTAAATAAATTAGTATACGTTACAGACCACAGGCAACAAACTCACTTTAAACAAGTTTTTAAAATAGCAGAAATGCTGGGTTGGAAAGAAGAAAAAGTCCATGTTTACTTTGGATTGATGAGATTTGCCGATGGTGTCTTTTCAACCAGAAAAGGCAATGTAATCAAACTAAAAGATTTGTTGGATAAAGCAAAAGAAAAGGCAAGAGAAGTGTTAGAAGAAAGAAACTCAACAGGCGACTTGGACACTAAAGCAGAAATAATAGGCATTGGTGCAGTTAAATATGCCGATTTATCACAAAATAGAACAAGCGATATAATATTTGATTGGGATAAGGTGTTAAGTTTCAATTCAAATTCAAGTCCTTATTTACAATATACATTTGCTAGAATAAGCTCTTTAATGAAAAAGGCTAATGTAAAAGATTTTGAGAATACTTTGGTTATAGAAAATGAATACGAAGAGAAAGTTGTTAAAAATATTCTCAAATTTCCTAACGCAGTTTTGAGAGCTGCTGAAGCTTATAAACCTAACCTGTTAACAGATTATTTATATGAACTAGCTCAAAGTTTCAATTCTTTTTATAACAATGTAAATGTTATAAAATCGGAAGAAACACAATTAAAATCAAGAATAAACATTGCCGCAAAAACGGCATTTGTTATAGGAAAAGGGCTCGATTTATTGGGAATAAAAACATTAGACGAAATGTAA
- a CDS encoding 5'-nucleotidase C-terminal domain-containing protein, translated as MKNFRFLMVFTFVLISVFAIAQVHIAVIGTSDTHGALTSYSYTDMTDYENVGFERIASIVEEVKNNNENVIVLDNGDTIQGSLLTDDLYNTQLFDQPHPLIQAMNKIGYDALTLGNHEFNFGLELIEKMKKEAEFPLLSANIYYKKDGSNFQKPYLIKEFNGVKVGIIGLTTPNIPRWDGPKVEDLTFNDMKTEAEKYVKELKNEHNVDVIIAMTHAGLEARHENEGSAAKRVAEIPEIDVLITGHDHVPVNETIGNTLVTAPRAKYGQADQVVKIDLTLEQDGENWKVINKKAENISIADYEPSKNLSEITEKAHQETMSFLKDPIGTATADFHPDYEVPGIPAGRVQDTAVVDLINIIQLHYTGADISAAALFKASSNIKKGEVSYADIFDIYKYPNTLYAVNITGKELKEYMEWSVSYYNQYKPGDLTISFDKDIPAYNLDLFQGVEYKVDISEPKGQRIKNLTYKGKPVKDDQVFELALNNYRYGGLKSMGMLSHDAHFQSDPKSIRLYIREFIEEKGTIEPKVDYNWEIIGVDFDHPLRDDIIEMIKNDKLELPSTEDARISNIESINLHELIKNNKLSKDVLTENNLKLYEVKDGDTLYQIGLDYNLMWDKLAELNEMANPNNIEVGRKVLVPAEVN; from the coding sequence TTGAAAAATTTTAGATTTTTAATGGTGTTTACGTTTGTTTTGATTTCCGTTTTTGCCATAGCACAGGTTCATATTGCAGTAATTGGTACTAGTGATACCCATGGAGCATTAACAAGTTACTCTTATACAGATATGACAGATTATGAAAATGTTGGTTTTGAAAGAATAGCCTCCATTGTTGAAGAAGTAAAAAATAATAATGAAAATGTAATTGTTCTGGATAATGGAGATACTATTCAGGGGAGTTTATTGACTGATGATTTATACAATACACAGCTATTTGATCAACCCCATCCATTGATTCAAGCAATGAATAAAATAGGTTATGATGCTTTAACGTTGGGCAATCATGAATTCAATTTTGGCCTTGAATTAATCGAAAAAATGAAAAAAGAAGCAGAGTTTCCTTTGCTTTCCGCAAATATTTACTATAAAAAAGACGGTTCTAACTTTCAAAAACCTTATTTAATAAAAGAGTTTAATGGGGTAAAAGTTGGAATAATAGGATTAACTACTCCAAATATTCCAAGATGGGATGGGCCAAAGGTTGAAGATCTCACTTTTAATGATATGAAAACTGAAGCAGAAAAATATGTAAAAGAATTAAAAAATGAACACAATGTTGATGTAATTATTGCAATGACGCATGCAGGACTTGAAGCAAGGCATGAAAATGAAGGTTCTGCAGCAAAAAGAGTTGCAGAAATACCTGAAATAGATGTTTTAATTACCGGTCATGACCATGTCCCAGTTAATGAAACAATAGGAAACACATTAGTTACTGCACCAAGAGCAAAATATGGGCAGGCTGACCAAGTGGTAAAAATTGATCTTACACTTGAACAAGACGGAGAAAATTGGAAAGTTATTAATAAAAAAGCAGAAAACATAAGTATAGCTGATTATGAACCATCAAAAAATTTATCAGAAATAACAGAAAAAGCTCATCAAGAAACAATGTCTTTCCTAAAGGACCCAATTGGAACAGCAACAGCAGATTTTCATCCTGATTACGAAGTACCTGGAATACCAGCTGGTAGAGTTCAAGATACTGCAGTTGTAGACCTAATTAATATAATTCAGTTGCATTATACTGGTGCAGATATATCTGCAGCTGCTTTATTCAAAGCTTCTTCGAATATTAAGAAAGGAGAAGTTTCTTACGCGGATATATTCGATATTTATAAATATCCAAACACGTTATACGCAGTTAATATTACTGGAAAAGAATTAAAAGAATATATGGAATGGTCAGTAAGTTATTATAATCAGTATAAACCTGGAGATCTAACTATTAGTTTTGATAAAGACATCCCAGCCTATAATCTTGATTTATTTCAAGGAGTAGAATATAAAGTTGATATTTCTGAACCAAAAGGTCAAAGGATCAAGAACTTAACTTACAAAGGAAAGCCAGTTAAAGATGATCAGGTATTTGAGTTAGCTTTAAACAACTACAGATATGGTGGATTAAAGAGTATGGGTATGCTAAGTCACGATGCTCACTTCCAATCTGATCCAAAATCTATAAGATTATATATTAGAGAATTTATTGAAGAAAAAGGAACTATTGAACCAAAAGTAGATTATAATTGGGAAATCATTGGTGTAGATTTTGATCATCCATTAAGAGACGACATTATTGAAATGATAAAAAATGATAAACTAGAATTGCCATCAACAGAGGATGCTAGAATTTCAAATATTGAATCAATTAATTTACATGAACTAATTAAAAATAATAAGCTTTCTAAAGATGTTTTAACTGAAAACAATTTAAAACTATATGAAGTAAAAGATGGAGACACCTTATATCAAATTGGATTAGACTATAATTTAATGTGGGACAAACTAGCTGAATTAAACGAGATGGCAAATCCAAATAACATTGAAGTAGGTAGAAAAGTTTTAGTTCCTGCTGAAGTAAACTGA
- a CDS encoding heavy-metal-associated domain-containing protein, with protein sequence MRYKINIPNAKTKDCKKKIEEAFKKDARVEDCSVDLDSKTFEINTDKPSQDILSHLEELGYHGHII encoded by the coding sequence ATGAGATACAAAATAAATATACCAAACGCAAAAACAAAGGATTGTAAAAAGAAAATAGAAGAAGCTTTTAAAAAAGATGCCAGAGTAGAAGATTGTTCAGTAGATTTAGACTCAAAAACATTTGAAATTAATACGGATAAACCTTCTCAAGATATATTGTCACATTTAGAAGAGCTTGGTTATCACGGCCATATAATATAA
- a CDS encoding encapsulin-associated ferritin-like protein — protein MGDYHESYDALDEQTKNMTRALNSLKEEIEAIDWYNQRVALATDAELKEIMAHNRDEEIEHAIMTLEWLRKNMAGWDEEMKNYLFKQGNIAHMEDSKGNSEESDDNISDQDDGSLGLGKMNK, from the coding sequence ATGGGAGATTATCATGAATCTTACGATGCTTTAGATGAACAAACAAAAAATATGACCAGAGCTTTAAACAGTTTGAAGGAAGAAATCGAAGCTATTGATTGGTATAACCAAAGAGTTGCACTTGCTACAGATGCCGAACTAAAAGAAATAATGGCACATAACAGGGATGAAGAAATAGAACATGCTATAATGACTCTTGAATGGTTAAGAAAAAATATGGCCGGATGGGACGAAGAAATGAAAAATTACTTATTCAAGCAGGGGAACATAGCTCATATGGAAGATAGCAAAGGAAACTCGGAAGAATCTGATGATAATATTTCAGATCAAGATGACGGTTCTTTAGGTCTTGGAAAAATGAATAAATAA
- a CDS encoding family 1 encapsulin nanocompartment shell protein, which yields MDVLKRNLAPISDGVWTEIDKRAREVFESYLSARRIVGLKGPLGLNYTVVPEGRVGPHDEKDGVKYGLYKVKPLVELRVEFELDRWELDNLERGAVDLELASLEEAVKKAALFEENAIYNSLEDVQITGLKESSKNEPIELGESTSDIMEAVTDGILKLKESFVGDNYVLVVGPKVWKKINKLSENYPLMRKLEETIGNKVMFSHVLEGALLLPVDHEDLEMTIGKDFSIGYHSSTDEKVKFYIMETFTFRVLDPAIIVKFK from the coding sequence ATGGATGTATTGAAAAGAAATTTAGCACCTATATCTGATGGTGTTTGGACTGAAATAGATAAAAGAGCAAGAGAAGTTTTTGAATCATATTTATCTGCAAGAAGAATTGTTGGATTAAAAGGACCTTTAGGGTTGAACTATACGGTAGTTCCAGAAGGCAGAGTGGGGCCACATGACGAAAAAGATGGCGTTAAATATGGTTTATACAAAGTTAAACCATTGGTAGAATTAAGAGTGGAATTTGAATTAGATAGATGGGAATTAGATAATCTTGAAAGAGGTGCTGTAGACTTAGAATTAGCTTCTCTTGAAGAAGCAGTTAAAAAAGCAGCTCTTTTTGAAGAAAATGCAATTTATAATTCTTTAGAAGATGTTCAAATAACTGGTTTAAAAGAGTCTTCTAAGAATGAACCTATTGAATTAGGCGAATCAACTTCTGATATAATGGAAGCTGTAACAGATGGGATTTTGAAATTAAAAGAGTCTTTTGTTGGAGATAATTATGTTTTAGTTGTCGGTCCAAAAGTATGGAAAAAGATTAACAAATTATCAGAGAATTACCCACTAATGAGAAAATTAGAAGAAACTATAGGAAACAAAGTTATGTTTTCTCATGTTCTTGAAGGAGCCTTATTGTTACCAGTTGATCATGAAGATTTGGAAATGACTATAGGTAAAGATTTTTCTATAGGTTATCATTCATCTACAGATGAAAAAGTAAAATTCTACATAATGGAAACATTTACTTTCAGAGTTCTCGATCCAGCTATAATAGTGAAATTTAAATAA
- a CDS encoding P-loop NTPase fold protein, translated as MLIKDILKHFEKSTENVIKIEEETPHIDNYIFTQQIIENYYKLFRFLDGDKSAVNLYGDFGSGKSHFINVFNYMLKNKNSNKIPKEINNFKPVKAYNIDLSLHTNFANISEILSKKYLHTTEIMSSDKILEKLSLMNNEEKVVFIFDEIESYSKLKNISLDLQGLIHASESFFKNIKFIFISQNKFSNIDYLKPVQNRISLYLHLDDYNIEEVLFERILKKNDESVVEDIFEKNYEDIIYRTPEIKIKNNYKISENNNNKKLFSRIHPLQPYQIDVLESILKQGKNLSNRTLIFTIHKIIKEKYLEKNVEKWIKISDIYDAIFEDNETNELYKTLYILEKTLFSEFGIPEKTLINFMYSTFIEPREDAEKKTKILLKKLFEENRVYLLNGNIKISSEEIIKIENMIKEKIKKEKSSLTKEIMSIFLNKKLGTNELKNINISFNHHKIQNKNSSHSLEIFYNENEMKLRRQAIKNKETIYLLLEKSSKVDKLTKEISVVKNILSNEKNERTLTYLQNKKRSLIQDLFDELKILTNNSLLINSVNKPIKIANFPNDLIKYYKENFERQNGEILSQKELKEYQQFLENILFEIKVFPTIKLYIKDMDFDENKKDKTVAENNYKIFKKTFETFWKEKFNEKISLKKYQSNYKNMSLHDLI; from the coding sequence ATGCTTATTAAAGATATTTTAAAACATTTTGAAAAATCAACTGAAAACGTTATAAAAATAGAAGAAGAAACTCCACATATAGATAATTATATTTTCACCCAACAAATAATTGAAAACTATTACAAACTTTTTAGATTTTTAGATGGAGATAAATCAGCTGTGAACTTATACGGTGATTTTGGTTCTGGAAAGTCGCATTTTATAAATGTTTTCAACTACATGTTAAAAAACAAAAATTCAAATAAAATTCCAAAAGAAATTAATAACTTTAAACCAGTAAAAGCTTACAACATTGATCTTTCTTTGCATACAAACTTTGCAAACATATCAGAAATTCTGTCAAAAAAATATTTACATACAACAGAAATAATGAGTTCAGATAAAATTTTAGAAAAGCTATCATTAATGAACAATGAAGAAAAAGTTGTTTTCATTTTTGATGAAATAGAATCTTACTCAAAATTGAAAAATATATCTTTAGACCTCCAGGGGTTAATACACGCTTCAGAATCTTTTTTTAAAAATATAAAATTTATCTTTATAAGCCAGAACAAATTCAGCAACATAGATTATCTTAAACCCGTTCAAAATCGTATATCTCTATATTTACACTTAGATGATTACAATATAGAAGAAGTACTTTTTGAGAGGATATTGAAAAAAAATGATGAAAGCGTTGTTGAAGATATATTTGAAAAAAATTATGAAGATATAATTTATAGAACACCAGAAATAAAAATCAAAAACAATTACAAGATTTCTGAAAACAACAATAATAAAAAGCTCTTTTCTCGTATACACCCTCTGCAACCATATCAAATTGATGTTTTGGAAAGTATTCTTAAACAAGGAAAAAATTTATCAAACAGAACTCTGATCTTCACAATACACAAAATAATCAAAGAAAAATATTTAGAGAAAAATGTAGAAAAATGGATAAAAATTTCAGATATTTACGATGCCATATTTGAAGACAACGAAACAAACGAACTATACAAAACTCTTTATATATTGGAAAAAACTCTTTTTTCAGAATTTGGAATTCCGGAAAAAACTTTGATCAACTTCATGTACTCGACTTTTATAGAGCCTCGTGAAGATGCAGAAAAAAAAACAAAAATATTATTGAAGAAACTTTTTGAAGAAAACAGAGTTTACCTTTTAAATGGTAATATAAAAATATCTTCAGAAGAAATTATAAAAATAGAAAATATGATAAAAGAAAAAATAAAAAAAGAAAAATCGTCCTTGACCAAGGAAATTATGTCTATATTCCTAAATAAAAAATTGGGAACAAATGAATTAAAAAACATCAACATATCTTTTAATCATCATAAAATACAGAATAAGAACAGCTCTCATTCTTTGGAAATATTTTATAACGAGAACGAGATGAAGCTAAGAAGACAAGCTATAAAGAATAAAGAAACGATATATTTACTTTTAGAAAAATCTTCAAAGGTAGATAAACTTACAAAAGAAATTTCAGTTGTTAAAAATATCTTATCTAATGAAAAAAACGAAAGAACACTAACTTATTTACAAAATAAAAAAAGATCTTTAATTCAAGATTTGTTTGATGAATTAAAGATTTTAACAAACAATTCTCTTTTAATAAATTCAGTAAACAAGCCAATAAAAATAGCCAATTTTCCAAATGACTTAATAAAGTATTATAAAGAAAATTTTGAAAGACAAAATGGAGAAATTTTAAGTCAAAAAGAATTAAAAGAATATCAACAGTTTTTAGAAAATATTCTTTTTGAAATAAAAGTGTTTCCAACAATAAAACTTTATATAAAAGACATGGATTTTGATGAAAACAAAAAAGATAAAACAGTCGCCGAAAATAATTATAAAATCTTTAAAAAAACATTTGAAACCTTTTGGAAAGAAAAATTCAATGAAAAAATCTCTCTTAAAAAATATCAATCAAATTATAAAAATATGTCTTTGCACGATTTAATTTAA